The genome window TCTCCACGACATGGTGGGAAGGGGCTACGGGTTCGCCGACGTGTCGACCGACGCGGCGGTCCTCGCAGGCTTCGCGGCGCTCTTCACGATCGCCGCGGCGCTCTCATTCCGTCCGGAGTAGGCGCGCTACTCCCGCAGATAGTCGGAGGTCCACTCGGGCCGCTCCACGCGGCCGTCGAGAATGAGGTCCGTCCAGTCGGACGTCCTCGAGGTGGGCGGGTCGTTCGGTGACAGCTCGTAGAACGAGAAGACAGCGCCTGCGTAGACGACCGGCTCGCCCCCCTCGATCACGCGGATGTAGACGACGTCGGGCCGTCCCAGCCCGACACGCAGGTCGGGTCCCTCCGCGCCGGGCGAGTACGGTATCGCTGTGAACGCCGGAAGCTCCCCGGCGCCCCTGGCTCCCGACGGCGCCCCGCCGGTCAGCATCCTGATCCAGCCGGCGTGGTCACCGAGCCCTCTGCCGGCGCCCTGCATCCCTCCCCCGGCGAGGACCGAGCGCGAAATCCGCTCGAGCGAGGTCATCAGAACACAGTAATCGGCCAGTCGATCGTCCAGATCGTCGTCAAGAAGGTAGTCCTCCCACAGCCTGTCCCTGATGTGCTGACCGAGGTCCTTGAGTCTGGAGTAGAGCTCTGGGACGGGCTCTATGAAGGGCGGCTCGACGTCGAGACCCGGCGCCTCGCGGCCCGACAGGGGCATCAGGAGGGCGCCGTCGGGAACGCGGCGCGTCAGAGCCCAGGCTGCCGCGGACGTGGTCAGGCTCTTCGAGCGCCATCCCGGCTCGGCCATGAAGGGCGGAACCGCAGCCGACGGCGCCCGCGCGACAGCCGAGACGGCGTAGAGCCAGCTCCAGTACAGGTCGTCCATCCAGTCCGCGTACGACATCGTCTCGACCGAGAGCTCGATCTCCTCGTAGGCCTGGCGGTAGGTCTCGCTGCCGAAGGCATCGCGGTCCTCGAGGATCTGCCGCGCCCTGTGAGAACCGAGGAGCGCGATAATGTCGACCGTCGAGGGCTCCCTGCGCTCGGCGCAGAGGCGGTCGAAATACGTGATGTCCGGGTAGTAGGGTCGCGGCAGGAATCTCAGACCGCGAAGCTCGTGCGTCTCGAAGTGCGGCGGCGCCGTCTCCGACACGCGGGAGACGAACTCCATGAGGAGCGTCTCACCCGCGACGGCCGCGAGTTCGTACTCCTCCCCGTACACCTCCTCGGCCATCTCCAGGTAGTCGCCCACCGTCGGATCGCCCGAGTCACCGTGGAAGAACTCGAGGGTCTCGTGCGCCTGCTCCCAGGTCTCATACCAGATGCCGCCCTCGCCGCTCAGGGCGCGCACGAGCAGGAGCGCCTGCCGCGTCAGCGTGTAGTCCTCGACGCGGCCCTCCGGCAGAGCGAACGCCATCCGGCTGTACCAGGTGAGGGCGCGATAGAACCCGCGCATCCGATCGCTTGCGTTGTAGTGTCCGACGGGCTCGTACGCCGAGTAGTCCTCGCCCGGGCCGAGCACTCCGTCGAGCGGCGTCGCTCCCATGATCGGCGACAGCGCCGTGGCGCGCGCCTCCTCGATGAGAGCGAGCTCGCGCTCGACGAGCGATCGCACGAACTCGGACGGGAAGAAGTCGGGGTCGAGGAGACTCAGTCCGACCGAGAAGTAGGCCAGATTGAGCCGCGCGGCCTCCTTGACGATCGGGTCGGTCGCAAGCAGATACTGCTCCTCGGTCAGACGCACCATCTCCTCGCTGAGCTCGGTCAGCCGCTCGGCGAGGAACTCCTCTTCGACGGTGCGCTGCACGTCGTCGAACAGACTGTCGGACAGCCAGAGAACGGAGTCCGCCGTGATGAAGGACGGAAGATCGAGCTCGGTGATTCGCGCGTAGGCCGAGGCGAAGTCATCCATGTCGCCGGCAACGACGACGTAGCCGCGCGACTCGAGGACCGCCGTCTCCGCCTCGGTAAGACCCGAGACCGGTGCGGCGCCCGTCCTCACCGGCGGGACGAGAACGAGCAGCGGGATGAGCGAAGCGAGAAACAGGCGCCGGAGCGCGCTCGGGGTCACGGTGAGATGAGTCCCTCGGCTGCCGTGATCCATAGGATGTCCGGTTCCTCCTCCCCGACACGCTCGATGTGATGAGGCTGGTCCGACTTGAACTGAACGGCGTCGCCGGCGGAGAGATCGTAGGTTTCGGCGTCGA of Candidatus Effluviviaceae Genus V sp. contains these proteins:
- a CDS encoding DUF3160 domain-containing protein encodes the protein MDHGSRGTHLTVTPSALRRLFLASLIPLLVLVPPVRTGAAPVSGLTEAETAVLESRGYVVVAGDMDDFASAYARITELDLPSFITADSVLWLSDSLFDDVQRTVEEEFLAERLTELSEEMVRLTEEQYLLATDPIVKEAARLNLAYFSVGLSLLDPDFFPSEFVRSLVERELALIEEARATALSPIMGATPLDGVLGPGEDYSAYEPVGHYNASDRMRGFYRALTWYSRMAFALPEGRVEDYTLTRQALLLVRALSGEGGIWYETWEQAHETLEFFHGDSGDPTVGDYLEMAEEVYGEEYELAAVAGETLLMEFVSRVSETAPPHFETHELRGLRFLPRPYYPDITYFDRLCAERREPSTVDIIALLGSHRARQILEDRDAFGSETYRQAYEEIELSVETMSYADWMDDLYWSWLYAVSAVARAPSAAVPPFMAEPGWRSKSLTTSAAAWALTRRVPDGALLMPLSGREAPGLDVEPPFIEPVPELYSRLKDLGQHIRDRLWEDYLLDDDLDDRLADYCVLMTSLERISRSVLAGGGMQGAGRGLGDHAGWIRMLTGGAPSGARGAGELPAFTAIPYSPGAEGPDLRVGLGRPDVVYIRVIEGGEPVVYAGAVFSFYELSPNDPPTSRTSDWTDLILDGRVERPEWTSDYLRE